The genomic stretch CATTCAGACTGCAGCAGAAAACTGTTTGAGTTCTTCCTGCTAGTTCTGTGCCCTTCCTATCTCAGTTGTTTCCCGGTTTCCTTGACCAGTGGGTAGAGAAAAATTCTAGGAGGAATGTAAGATATGGGGCATGTCTTATCTTACATTTTGCCTTCCTCAGAAGCTACagcaagaggggatccctgggtggctcagcggtttagcgcctgccttccgcccagggtgtgatcctggagttccgggatcgagtcccacatcgggctccctgcatggagcctgcttctctctctgcctgtgtctctacctcgctctccctttctctgtgtatctcatgaatgaataaattatctttaaaagaagaagaagctacAGCAAGAGGCAGTGGCAAGTGGTCACGCACTCAGGCCCTGTGCTCTGCAGGCCTAAAATCCTTTTGAGGTGATTGGTTTGTATTGCCATCCCTTGTTGTCCGTGCTGTTTGACATTTAAGTGTCTTATCTGATTGGGTTCCCAACAACACAGAGGACAGTGGGCCTGCATCTTGTACAGCAGGAAATGAAGTTATGATTTTGCTTCCTTTCATAGGAGAACTACGATGACCCACACAAAACCCCTGCCTCCCCGGTTGTTCACATCAGGGGCTTGATTGACGGCGTGGTGGAAGCTGACCTTGTGGAGGCCTTGCAGGAATTTGGACCCATCAGGTACTCCATTCAGAGGCCACGGGTTGGACATAGAAGTTGGTGTCCTTTGTGTCCTTGGGTTTTGGTTGGAAGTGACATGACCAGTTTGACCCAGGGTTCTTTGGCTAGGTCCTGGGGCTTCTCCACTCTTGGGTTTAGCCCTTACACTTTGGGTGAGGTGGCAAGTTCCATGTCTTCCCACCCCCCATTTGTAGCTTCTAGTCCACATTCTCTCACTCACGTAGCAAGCGTTTTTGTCACATGTTAGGCACTGGGAATAGAGTAGCAAATGAAACTGTTTGGGGGCCCCTTCCAGATAGCTTCCCATCCAGAGTGATTAGCACTGTGAGAGGAAAGCCCAGGAGCCTGCGGGAGGCATCTGACTCAGCCAGGGGAGGAGGATTCTCGaaggcaggctccccagaggaggtGATGCCTACGTCTCTTTGCATGTTGTGCCACTTAGGGTGCAGGATGTTCAGGTCAGGAAACCATGGTGGGGGTACAGAGGAGTCCAGAGGGATGAGTCTGTTCAGGGAATATCTGGAATGCCACTTTCTTGTCCATATTCTCCTGCAAGAGCTGAAATATATGTGTTCTTTCTGCCAGCTATGTGGTAGTAATGCCTAAAAAGAGACAAGCGTTGGTGGAGTTTGAAGACGTGCTGGGGGCTTGCAACGCTGTGAACTACGCAGCTGACAACCAAATCTACATTGCTGGCCACCCGGCTTTTGTCAATTACTCTACCAGCCAGAAGATCTCCCGGCCCGGGGACTCAGATGACTCCCGGAGCGTCAACAGCGTGCTTCTCTTTACCATCTTGAACCCGATCTATTCCATTACCACGGTATGTGCCAACGAGCCGCCTTACAGATGCTTTTGTgagcctctcttcttcccttcctctcccctgagCCAGATTGACCTGCCAGTGCCTTTTCATCTTGCCTATATGCTTTCTACAGGATGTTCTTTACACTATCTGCAACCCTTGTGGTCCTGTCCAGAGAATTGTTATTTTCCGGAAGAATGGAGTCCAGGCCATGGTGGAATATCCTTCGATGGGAAAGGGGGTGTTCTCAGAGTTGGGGGTGCTCTCAAGGCTCGGCAGGAGTCCATCCTTTCAACCAGCATGGAGCTCCTGATGCCTGCCATGTGCCTGGTTTCTTCACAGAGCCCCTGGTCTGATGGGAGGGATCGTTAAAGAATGGGGCATGTAGTGTGAAAGCTCAGAGTCTAGGgtgccatgggggtggggggtggtgttgTCCAGGTTTAGTCAAAGCACATGGCACAGGAGAGAGGAGTGGGCAAAGGAAAAGTGGCTTGGCCTGGGATGGTGGCAGAGGGAGGTGCTGTCACCTGTGGGTCTTGGGTTGTGAGTGTAGATGACAGGAACTCCAGACAGTGACTGCCCACCTGGGGCAGCACTTCAGCGCGTCTCCTGCAAGCGGCTAGTGACCAGGCAGTGAGCTAAGTGCACATGCAGTATATGGTTTTTGGGGATTCCCTCGTCGTCCTCCCGTGAAGCCCTTCCCAAAGCACACCCATCTCGGGGCTTTCCTTAACTTTACGCACATTTGACTCTGTGCAGAGTGCCCAGCGGGCCAAGGCCTCGCTCAATGGGGCTGATATTTACTCGGGTTGTTGCACTCTGAAGATTGAATATGCGAAGGTAGGTCTGGGAAGTGACTGCCCCTTGTCACCTTCCTGGTGAACTGGGGCCTGGCTAATTTCAAGCTTTGTCTTGTCCCTGCAGCCCACACGCTTGAATGTGTTCAAGAACGATCAGGATACTTGGGACTACACAAATCCCAATCTCAGTGGACAAGGTAATCCTGATGGCCACTTTGTTCTAAACACACCCGCCTTGCCTTCACTCGACTAGTGCACTCCATAGACCCGGGCTCAGGGTTATGTAAtgccattgggctccctgtggacaTGGGAGGGCCTGGGGCGGTGGGGTGGTCAGCTCTTGGAAAAGACGCTCTAGTGGGAGAGGCTGAATGAGGGGACCTCTAGGTTCTAGCTGCTGCTGGGGGCCCTTTGATGTGCCTGAGGGTGTAGAGCCAGGGCAGAGGCTTGGacggggtgggggagcagggcctCGTTGAGCACAGGGCGAGGCAATGGCTTACATAAACCAGCAGCAGCTCCCAGATGGATTCTGCTGCTTCCCTTCTAGGAGCCTGCCTAGGGTCACTGACTCTCCATCCTCACTGGGCCAGGAATGGTTCTCTTGCTCTCCACTATCGAGAGGGTCTGCTGGGGGAAGGGCGGGGGCAGAGTGGGGGAGGCAATGAGGGCTCCCGGGCCCTTGGAGGAGAGCCTTTGAGCAAGTTGACTTTGTGGAGGTGAGACACCCTGGATTGGAGCAGGGCGGACATGCCTCACCTCCCTTGTAGCGGGGACTCAACATCTCTACAGGGGGCCCAAACGGACAACCCCCTTCCTAGAATCTGTCAAGAATGGTTTGCCTTGGAtaggagggagaggtggaggattGCCTTTGAAACAGCGGCACCCCCTCAGCAAGACCGTCCATCTCTGTCTATCTTGGTCTGATACGTCGGACTAGGCCACGGGCTGAGGGAGGAGGCCGGTTGCTGACCTCTCAACGGGCCCTGGGAGGCCAAAGGCCCCCATTCCTAGGTGGGCCTGTCTTGCTCGCCCTCACAGCTGGGAAGCAGTGGGCAGGGTGGGCTAGATTCTTCCCCAGGACCCTCACAGTGGGCACTGTGGGCCTGGCTGCCCCTCCAGAGGTCAGAGGCAAATTGGTGACCGAGTGAATGTACCAGAGCGGGCAATGGCATTACATGACCGCTAACAGAAACATGGCAACCAACCATTTCTTCTCCAAGGAACATAATAGAAGATGTGCAGACCGGCAGGGGCTAGTGGCAGGGGCTGGCTGTGCATTGGTTTTGATGCCTCTCAGCTCTGGCCGCCCCGAGGCTGGGGGGCAAAAACGAGAGCTGATGAGGTGGCCTGGAGTGAGGGCGGTGCTTCGCCACCCCTCGGGAACCATACTTCAGCGGCTCTGCCTCTGCACATTGCTCACCAACACACAGGGTAGAAACCACTAGCTCTTCCTGGAGAGAACAGAACACGCAGCCTCCACCACGTCCCCAGAAACAGCCGCAGACTTGAGCTCACTACATCAAGAACACCACACCGCGCTCCAAGGAACAGCTACaagcacagagacagaggcagacagagacaaagagagaaagagacgcaACATGGCAGCAGACACTGCTTTTttactaaacattaaaaaaaagtcaaaatccaAGCAAACTCGAACCCGAGAATGTACACAGAAGTAGGAAACACAGAGAACAGAGCTCTCCCAGCCAGCCAGCGGCGCTCTTTTCGGAGAACGTTTCATAGACCGAAGTAGATTCCATGGGCCTCCAAGACAATAGGATCCTCTCTCCATTCCTCGCCATAtgggttgttttttggtttttggtttttttaagtcCTTTGGTTTGGGGAGGgccttttttttgttcttttctgtttcgatatttttattttttccgcAGTCATCGGCTGCCAACATAATCTGCACCAACTGgagatcagaaaacaaaaaaaaaaaaaacttaaaccacaacaaaaaaaaaaaatcaaaaaaaccaaacagacctAAAACCAGACAGCCAAACAGCTCAGAGGTACACAGTTACCTGCTGGTGGGTAACCGGGCGCGCTCCCAAGGCCAAAAGCGCGGGCATAGTGGGGCCACTGGCACACTTCATAACCAGGAGACACGCACACGGAGCGCTACACAGCCAGAAGCACCGCACCACCGCACTGCAGCACACAATGTGAGGAGGTGACAACATGGAGGGACACTACCCACTTCATACACctttattttccactttctgGTATCTTCTGAGGACAGAACATCTGTGAGCCATTTTTGATTTAATCAAaacattgacttttaaaaaacaattcttaaaagaaaaattgtagcGGATGTGTACCGTAACTTGTATTTATGACTGTAAAACCATGTGATGCAGGGTCGCAGTGTATGTTTGATGGGACGCCATCTTTCAGAACTGTGCTAACTCACTGTTGAAGCGTCCAATGgtaagagaaaatacagatttgttttttgtGACAAATGGACATTGTACTCTGTACTTCTGCTGTAAGTAGCCCTTTTCCATCTTTGTAATGACTGATTGttgaaaacaaaacccaggcCGGGTGGCAGGAAAGGGCAGTGGTCTCGAGCCCTGGGTTTTGGAGTCagccagacctgggttcaaatcctggctcggCCACTAACTTGCTTTGTAACCTTGGGCCAAAGTGTCTTTTAACTACTCAGTTAAAAGTTGAGTGCTCaggttccttatctgtaaaacgggGGTAAactagtacctacctcatagggttgttgtgaggaattTCAGAAGCGGTGATGTCTGTAAAGCGCTTAGCAACAGTGTCTGCCACTCAAGCGCTAAATTCATGTAGCGACTATGAATTGCAGCTGGGGTCTGGGGTGGATCTGCGCCATTGTCGGGGTCTGAGAATGTTGATGCCTTGTACATGACTGCTCAATTGAACTGGTTCTGTTGTTGCCCTGCTTGTCCTTTCCTACAGTCCCCCTCTCCTCGGGTTGGATGTAacttggtgggggaggggatggagtgGGAGGGGGTATCAGGGTTGACAAAAGAAAGGGCCTAGAAAGTGGGGCCTAGAGCTCCTAGAACCTTGGAACTTTGGGAGCCAGATTTTATCTTTCTGTCCTGCTTTATCTTGGTGGTTTTCTTGCTCAAGCTCCTCTCCCTTTATTGGGAGTTATTTTAGAAATCTGTTCTTGGCTCCATAATATAACAGCTTCTGTAGCATCTGCAGTTTCCCCAGAGGGCCCAAGAGCTGGCCTTCCCATTTGGGCCAGGGCAGGAGAAAGCCCAGAAGCTGGCCTCATCCTTCCCAGAGAAAGGAAATCTGCTGTTTGGCATGGGCAGGGGAAGAGAAGCGGGCTCCGTCCTTGAGAATGGGCTTCATGCCCACCCTGGGTCAGGCCACAGGAAGGAGGCCCCAGCAGCTCCAGTGAGGAAGGGAGGGTTTGCTTAAGGCTTGCAGGAACTGAAGGGCTTTGAGGTTAGCCTCTAGTCAGGAGGGTGACCCTCTTTGTTCCAAGTTAGTCTCTGACTGCTTTCTCTGTCCACAGGTGACCCTGGCAGCAACCCTAACAAACGCCAGAGACAGCCCCCTCTCCTGGGAGATCACCCCGCAGAATATGGTGAGGGCAGGGGGTTCCCCTCCGTGGACTCCCGTGGCTCATGTGCccctgcccgccgcccgccgcgcaaATTCTCACCcgtcctccctctctttccttcccaccccccaggAGGGCCCCACGGTGGGTACCACAGCCATTACCATGATGAGGGCTACGGGCCCCCCCCACCTCACTACGAAGGGAGAAGGATGGGCCCACCAGTGGGGGGTCACCGTCGGGGCCCAAGTCGCTACGGCCCCCAGTatgggcaccccccaccccctcccccaccacccgaGTATGGCCCCCACGCCGACAGCCCTGTGCTCATGGTCTATGGCTTGGATCAATCTAAGATGAACTGTGATCGGGTCTTCAATGTCTTCTGCTTGTATGGCAATGTGGAGAAGGTGAGCCTCTGTCAGGTCCGTTGCTTCCCTTACAGACCTAGCTGGCTGAACCTCAGACGTCCCGGTGGGGGAAGGAGCCTGGCTGGGAGCAGGCTGATGCAGAGAGGGTGGCTCGCTGAAGCAGGCGGCCAGCTGCAGACATTTGGTTTGTCCTCACCATCGGAGTTGTGTTTTTTAACCGGGGGTGTTAACCAGGACTTCTTCGTGTGGAAGTATTAACGTTACACGAATGTTTATGACTTAAAAAACTATTGTGGCCGAAGATCATCGTGTGAGGATTTTCTTCAGAAAACTTATGATGATCTGGCAACGCTGGCCTTCCTGCTGTGCCTGTAGGAAAGGTGGCTGTGCACCTCTGACCGGGTGGCTTTTCTCGAACCCAGCTGAGTCCTGAAAGCGTCTAAAGAGCTCCTGGCCCCTGGCTTAGCCCGGGGCTCACGGCAGTGACAGCTAGCACAGGTCAAACGTTCGTGGCATTGAAAGGGCTTGAAGCGTAGCAACTTGCCCGTCCTAGAATCCTTGATGAGAAGTCAGGGCAGCGGAGGCACGGAGggtaaataacttgcccaggttCACAGACCTTTACGTAGAAGCCGGATTTCAGGCTACAGAAGCTGGCTTTAGCGCCTCTGGCATGGGTTCTCACGGTTGTCGGTACTGTCACCCACGGCAGTGTGTCCCATTGTGGCCCGCCCTCCGTAGACCGTGTGCGTCTGTGAACAGACGACAGAAGTAGCTGCTGTGTTTTCTCCCTGTGCCCCCGGCTTTTGTTGGTCTCCGTTAAGCAGTGCACGCATGGGTTACGTCCTGAGGTGACAACACTGCCCGTTGCGCTGAGCCCTTACTGTGGGCCAgatgctcttctctctgctccgGGTTCCTCTTTCAcaagtgaggaaatggaagccTCGCTCCAGAGCCAGGAGTTCCTTGCTTTTAACTAGTTCAGATGTGGTGGGAGAAGGGTCTCTCAGAGCTGGGCAGCAGTGCTGATCACGGTT from Canis lupus dingo isolate Sandy chromosome 1, ASM325472v2, whole genome shotgun sequence encodes the following:
- the HNRNPL gene encoding heterogeneous nuclear ribonucleoprotein L isoform X2, coding for MEQKEVIVPGQGQVENGYTGMDLQGSDGILRLLRRENYDDPHKTPASPVVHIRGLIDGVVEADLVEALQEFGPISYVVVMPKKRQALVEFEDVLGACNAVNYAADNQIYIAGHPAFVNYSTSQKISRPGDSDDSRSVNSVLLFTILNPIYSITTDVLYTICNPCGPVQRIVIFRKNGVQAMVEFDSVQSAQRAKASLNGADIYSGCCTLKIEYAKPTRLNVFKNDQDTWDYTNPNLSGQGDPGSNPNKRQRQPPLLGDHPAEYGEGRGFPSVDSRGSCAPARRPPRKFSPVLPLFPSHPPGGPHGGYHSHYHDEGYGPPPPHYEGRRMGPPVGGHRRGPSRYGPQYGHPPPPPPPPEYGPHADSPVLMVYGLDQSKMNCDRVFNVFCLYGNVEKVKFMKSKPGAAMVEMADGYAVDRAITHLNNNFMFGQKLNVCVSKQPAIMPGQSYGLEDGSCSYKDFSESRNNRFSTPEQAAKNRIQHPSNVLHFFNAPLEVTEENFFEICDELGVKRPSSVKVFSGKSERSSSGLLEWESKSDALETLGFLNHYQMKNPNGPYPYTLKLCFSTAQHAS
- the HNRNPL gene encoding heterogeneous nuclear ribonucleoprotein L isoform X1; translation: MSRRLLPRAEKRRRRLEQRQQPDEQRRRSGAMVKMAAAGGGGGGGRYYGGGSEGGRAPKRLKTDNAGDQHGGGGGGGGGAGAAGGGGGENYDDPHKTPASPVVHIRGLIDGVVEADLVEALQEFGPISYVVVMPKKRQALVEFEDVLGACNAVNYAADNQIYIAGHPAFVNYSTSQKISRPGDSDDSRSVNSVLLFTILNPIYSITTDVLYTICNPCGPVQRIVIFRKNGVQAMVEFDSVQSAQRAKASLNGADIYSGCCTLKIEYAKPTRLNVFKNDQDTWDYTNPNLSGQGDPGSNPNKRQRQPPLLGDHPAEYGEGRGFPSVDSRGSCAPARRPPRKFSPVLPLFPSHPPGGPHGGYHSHYHDEGYGPPPPHYEGRRMGPPVGGHRRGPSRYGPQYGHPPPPPPPPEYGPHADSPVLMVYGLDQSKMNCDRVFNVFCLYGNVEKVKFMKSKPGAAMVEMADGYAVDRAITHLNNNFMFGQKLNVCVSKQPAIMPGQSYGLEDGSCSYKDFSESRNNRFSTPEQAAKNRIQHPSNVLHFFNAPLEVTEENFFEICDELGVKRPSSVKVFSGKSERSSSGLLEWESKSDALETLGFLNHYQMKNPNGPYPYTLKLCFSTAQHAS
- the HNRNPL gene encoding heterogeneous nuclear ribonucleoprotein L isoform X3, which gives rise to MSRRLLPRAEKRRRRLEQRQQPDEQRRRSGAMVKMAAAGGGGGGGRYYGGGSEGGRAPKRLKTDNAGDQHGGGGGGGGGAGAAGGGGGENYDDPHKTPASPVVHIRGLIDGVVEADLVEALQEFGPISYVVVMPKKRQALVEFEDVLGACNAVNYAADNQIYIAGHPAFVNYSTSQKISRPGDSDDSRSVNSVLLFTILNPIYSITTDVLYTICNPCGPVQRIVIFRKNGVQAMVEFDSVQSAQRAKASLNGADIYSGCCTLKIEYAKPTRLNVFKNDQDTWDYTNPNLSGQGDPGSNPNKRQRQPPLLGDHPAEYGGPHGGYHSHYHDEGYGPPPPHYEGRRMGPPVGGHRRGPSRYGPQYGHPPPPPPPPEYGPHADSPVLMVYGLDQSKMNCDRVFNVFCLYGNVEKVKFMKSKPGAAMVEMADGYAVDRAITHLNNNFMFGQKLNVCVSKQPAIMPGQSYGLEDGSCSYKDFSESRNNRFSTPEQAAKNRIQHPSNVLHFFNAPLEVTEENFFEICDELGVKRPSSVKVFSGKSERSSSGLLEWESKSDALETLGFLNHYQMKNPNGPYPYTLKLCFSTAQHAS
- the HNRNPL gene encoding heterogeneous nuclear ribonucleoprotein L isoform X4, with the protein product MPKKRQALVEFEDVLGACNAVNYAADNQIYIAGHPAFVNYSTSQKISRPGDSDDSRSVNSVLLFTILNPIYSITTDVLYTICNPCGPVQRIVIFRKNGVQAMVEFDSVQSAQRAKASLNGADIYSGCCTLKIEYAKPTRLNVFKNDQDTWDYTNPNLSGQGDPGSNPNKRQRQPPLLGDHPAEYGGPHGGYHSHYHDEGYGPPPPHYEGRRMGPPVGGHRRGPSRYGPQYGHPPPPPPPPEYGPHADSPVLMVYGLDQSKMNCDRVFNVFCLYGNVEKVKFMKSKPGAAMVEMADGYAVDRAITHLNNNFMFGQKLNVCVSKQPAIMPGQSYGLEDGSCSYKDFSESRNNRFSTPEQAAKNRIQHPSNVLHFFNAPLEVTEENFFEICDELGVKRPSSVKVFSGKSERSSSGLLEWESKSDALETLGFLNHYQMKNPNGPYPYTLKLCFSTAQHAS
- the HNRNPL gene encoding heterogeneous nuclear ribonucleoprotein L isoform X5, whose amino-acid sequence is MPKKRQALVEFEDVLGACNAVNYAADNQIYIAGHPAFVNYSTSQKISRPGDSDDSRSVNSVLLFTILNPIYSITTDVLYTICNPCGPVQRIVIFRKNGVQAMVEFDSVQSAQRAKASLNGADIYSGCCTLKIEYAKPTRLNVFKNDQDTWDYTNPNLSGQGDPGSNPNKRQRQPPLLGDHPAEYGEGRGFPSVDSRGSCAPARRPPRKFSPVLPLFPSHPPGGPHGGYHSHYHDEGYGPPPPHYEGRRMGPPVGGHRRGPSRYGPQYGHPPPPPPPPEYGPHADSPVLMVYGLDQSKMNCDRVFNVFCLYGNVEKVKFMKSKPGAAMVEMADGYAVDRAITHLNNNFMFGQKLNVCVSKQPAIMPGQSYGLEDGSCSYKDFSESRNNRFSTPEQAAKNRIQHPSNVLHFFNAPLEVTEENFFEICDELGVKRPSSVKVFSGKSERSSSGLLEWESKSDALETLGFLNHYQMKNPNGPYPYTLKLCFSTAQHAS